A stretch of the Rhizobium sp. CCGE531 genome encodes the following:
- a CDS encoding SDR family oxidoreductase: MPFSDYKTALVTGASSGIGAAVVERLCREGIEVHAIARSAGALKELAERTGCIAHVIDVTDRAAIADLANQVQFDILVNNAGVDRPKKFLQADEEDIDLLIDVNLRAVLHICRLVVPGMVARDRGHVVNISSIAGNYNFGGNSTYHAVKAGVAMLSNQLRIDAFGKRVRVTEICPGRVATDIFNHVHGDDPSVRERFIDGFELPQAADIADAIAFAISAPVAVNIGHMEITPTLQAMGGLQTAKPETSAATYDAEGAKR; encoded by the coding sequence ATGCCATTCTCCGATTACAAGACCGCGCTGGTCACTGGCGCTTCCTCCGGTATCGGTGCCGCAGTGGTGGAGCGGCTTTGCCGCGAGGGCATAGAGGTGCACGCGATCGCTCGCAGCGCCGGTGCCCTGAAGGAGCTTGCCGAACGCACGGGATGTATCGCGCACGTCATCGATGTAACCGATCGTGCGGCCATTGCCGATCTCGCGAACCAAGTTCAGTTCGACATTCTGGTCAACAATGCGGGCGTCGACCGGCCCAAGAAATTCCTTCAGGCTGACGAAGAGGACATCGATCTCCTCATCGACGTCAATCTTCGCGCCGTGCTGCACATTTGCCGTCTGGTTGTGCCGGGGATGGTTGCTCGCGACCGCGGGCATGTCGTCAACATCTCCTCGATTGCCGGAAACTACAATTTCGGCGGCAATTCCACCTATCATGCCGTCAAGGCTGGCGTCGCCATGCTGTCGAACCAGCTGCGCATCGATGCATTCGGCAAGCGGGTCCGCGTCACCGAGATTTGCCCCGGCCGCGTCGCGACCGACATCTTCAACCACGTCCATGGCGATGACCCGAGCGTGCGCGAACGCTTCATTGACGGGTTCGAGTTGCCGCAGGCGGCCGATATCGCCGATGCGATCGCCTTTGCGATATCGGCGCCGGTCGCAGTCAATATCGGTCATATGGAGATCACCCCGACATTGCAGGCGATGGGCGGCCTGCAGACGGCAAAGCCCGAGACATCCGCCGCCACCTATGATGCGGAAGGTGCGAAACGGTGA
- a CDS encoding amino acid ABC transporter permease: MIQDIIKIIHDYWLLLLIGQYPNGPLGGLANTLILSALAIALAFPVSILLAMARLSKWAALRWPATGLVYITRGVPLLMLILWCYFIVPLWTGADVPSFLIMLVTLVIYEGAFLSEVVRAGIVSLGQGQMDAARALGHSYIGAMRFVILPQALYNMIPSMISTFVSTIKDTTLGYIINVPDLTFAASQVNNQLLSQPFQVFFILAVVYYALCWSLTHVANSVERRIARRRAGPRKIRLRSDVVPLKTFTEQL, encoded by the coding sequence GTGATCCAGGACATCATCAAGATTATCCATGATTATTGGCTTTTGCTGCTGATCGGCCAGTATCCCAATGGCCCGCTGGGCGGCCTTGCCAATACGCTTATCCTTTCGGCACTCGCCATCGCGCTGGCGTTCCCCGTCAGCATATTGCTTGCCATGGCCCGTCTTTCCAAATGGGCGGCCCTCAGATGGCCCGCAACCGGCCTTGTCTACATCACACGCGGCGTTCCACTGCTGATGTTGATCCTGTGGTGCTATTTCATCGTTCCGCTATGGACGGGTGCGGATGTCCCGAGCTTCCTGATCATGCTGGTAACGCTTGTGATCTATGAGGGCGCGTTCTTAAGCGAGGTCGTACGGGCCGGCATCGTCTCGCTTGGCCAGGGGCAGATGGATGCGGCCAGGGCGCTCGGCCATAGCTACATCGGCGCGATGCGCTTCGTGATCCTGCCGCAGGCGCTCTACAACATGATCCCGAGCATGATCTCGACCTTCGTCTCGACAATCAAGGACACGACGCTCGGCTACATCATTAACGTGCCGGATCTGACTTTCGCGGCAAGCCAGGTGAACAATCAACTTCTGTCGCAACCCTTCCAGGTCTTCTTCATCCTCGCCGTTGTCTACTATGCGCTCTGCTGGAGCCTGACCCATGTCGCAAACAGCGTCGAACGGCGAATTGCCCGCCGGCGAGCCGGGCCACGGAAGATACGCCTGCGCAGCGACGTCGTTCCCCTAAAAACATTCACGGAGCAGCTATGA
- a CDS encoding amino acid ABC transporter ATP-binding protein, whose amino-acid sequence MSIPVSGPKDGAQEIRLSEVCKSYGHYQVLNNVNADVSRGEVVVICGPSGSGKSTLIRTINRLEEINSGSIDFEGKNIHAAMGAAELNRLRSRIGFVFQNFNLFPHLSVVDNVSMSPIRVKGVPVKAARDKALALLDRVGLADKANSYPGQLSGGQQQRVAIARALAMEPPVMLFDEPTSALDPEMVGEVLSVMKNLAAEGMTMLCVTHEMGFARDVADRIWFIDAGEILETAPPEEFFKNPRHPRAQRFLSDLRH is encoded by the coding sequence ATGAGCATCCCAGTTTCCGGGCCTAAGGACGGAGCTCAGGAGATCCGTCTTAGCGAGGTCTGCAAGAGCTACGGTCACTACCAGGTGTTGAACAACGTCAATGCCGATGTCAGCCGCGGCGAAGTCGTCGTCATTTGCGGCCCGTCCGGCTCCGGCAAGTCGACCCTGATCCGCACGATCAACCGGCTGGAGGAGATCAATAGCGGTTCGATAGATTTTGAGGGAAAGAATATTCATGCCGCGATGGGCGCCGCCGAGCTCAATCGGTTGCGCAGCCGCATCGGCTTCGTCTTTCAGAATTTCAACTTGTTTCCCCATTTGTCCGTCGTCGACAATGTTTCGATGTCGCCGATCCGGGTCAAGGGCGTGCCGGTGAAAGCGGCGCGCGACAAGGCACTTGCATTGCTTGATCGTGTGGGCCTTGCCGACAAGGCGAATTCCTATCCCGGTCAGCTTTCAGGCGGCCAGCAGCAGCGCGTGGCCATTGCCCGCGCGCTCGCAATGGAGCCACCGGTCATGCTCTTCGACGAGCCAACGAGCGCGCTTGATCCCGAAATGGTCGGCGAAGTGCTCAGCGTCATGAAGAACCTGGCGGCCGAAGGAATGACCATGCTCTGCGTCACCCATGAAATGGGCTTTGCCCGCGACGTGGCCGACCGGATTTGGTTCATCGATGCCGGCGAGATCCTGGAGACCGCGCCTCCAGAAGAGTTTTTCAAGAATCCCCGTCATCCCAGAGCTCAGCGCTTTCTTTCCGATCTGCGCCATTAA
- a CDS encoding amino acid ABC transporter permease: MSGFDLSAILRNPDYVAMLLRGIEMTFVIYVGSWILAMTLAILLFALRVSPLRIGDPIVKAYVSYHRNVPTLVQLMFWYFGIYTLMPQGVTDWLADHNAEAIFAIIGLGLCQAAYFSEDLRSGLRSVSPGQMEAAKALGHGYISAMRFVIMPQGVRNALPPLINHSVSLFKNSSLAIVVGASELTHAIKEIDNVSFRTFEIYLIGTIIYLFFSLIIMAFGAYISLRSDPVRRARA; this comes from the coding sequence GTGAGCGGGTTCGATCTGTCGGCCATCCTTAGGAATCCGGATTACGTCGCGATGCTCTTGCGGGGCATCGAGATGACCTTCGTCATCTATGTCGGCTCCTGGATCCTTGCAATGACGCTGGCCATCCTGCTTTTTGCCCTGCGGGTCTCGCCGCTTCGGATCGGCGATCCGATCGTGAAAGCCTACGTCTCCTACCATCGCAACGTGCCGACGCTGGTGCAGCTGATGTTCTGGTATTTCGGGATCTATACGCTGATGCCGCAAGGCGTCACCGACTGGCTTGCCGATCACAATGCCGAGGCGATCTTTGCCATCATAGGCCTGGGATTGTGCCAGGCTGCCTATTTCAGCGAGGATCTGCGCTCAGGCCTACGGTCAGTCAGCCCAGGACAGATGGAAGCGGCCAAAGCACTCGGGCATGGCTACATCTCGGCCATGCGCTTCGTCATCATGCCTCAGGGCGTGCGCAATGCCCTGCCGCCGCTCATCAATCATAGTGTGTCCCTGTTCAAGAACAGCAGTCTCGCGATCGTCGTCGGTGCGTCAGAGCTTACGCATGCCATCAAGGAAATCGACAATGTCAGTTTCCGCACCTTCGAGATCTACCTGATCGGTACGATCATCTATTTGTTCTTCTCCCTCATCATCATGGCCTTCGGCGCATATATCTCCCTGCGCAGCGATCCGGTGCGGAGGGCGCGCGCGTGA